A genomic window from Streptomyces sp. HUAS YS2 includes:
- a CDS encoding NUDIX hydrolase — translation MTGTANVDGIADGTADGTADGIADGTADGAEVRQVARVVLLDPDDRILLMHGFEPDDPAQTWWFTPGGGLEGEESREAAALRELAEETGITDVDLGPVLWQRVCSFPFDGRRWHQDEWFYLARTSQTTVSPGGLTELEARSTKGLRWWTSAELSAARETVYPTKLAELLRTLLDEGPPSTPVVLAPEIA, via the coding sequence ATGACGGGGACGGCGAACGTGGACGGGATTGCGGACGGGACCGCGGACGGGACGGCGGACGGGATCGCAGACGGGACGGCGGACGGGGCGGAGGTGCGGCAGGTGGCCCGGGTCGTGCTGCTCGACCCGGACGACCGCATCCTGCTCATGCACGGCTTCGAGCCCGACGACCCGGCGCAGACCTGGTGGTTCACACCGGGCGGCGGCCTGGAGGGCGAGGAGAGCCGGGAGGCGGCGGCACTGCGGGAGCTGGCCGAGGAGACCGGCATCACCGACGTCGACCTGGGACCCGTGCTCTGGCAGCGAGTCTGCTCCTTCCCGTTCGACGGGCGGCGCTGGCACCAGGACGAGTGGTTCTATCTGGCGCGAACCAGCCAGACCACGGTGAGCCCCGGCGGCCTCACGGAGCTGGAGGCGCGCAGTACCAAGGGGTTGAGATGGTGGACCTCCGCCGAACTGTCGGCGGCGCGTGAGACGGTGTACCCGACAAAGCTCGCCGAGCTGCTGCGCACGCTGCTCGACGAAGGACCCCCGAGTACGCCGGTCGTCCTCGCCCCGGAAATCGCCTAG
- the lepB gene encoding signal peptidase I: MAVGARSGHDEPEKRPEQLGESPAAMTDDGTGRPDGEPATGDGAGRDETGDDQPGNKPRSFWKELPLLIGIALLLALLIKTFLVQAFSIPSESMMDTLKRGDRVLVDKLTPWFGSEPERGEVVVFHDPGGWLEGEPTPDPNALQKFLSFIGLMPSAEEKDLIKRVIAVGGDTVSCKEGGKVILNGKALDETAYIKPGSTPCGDKPFGPITIPEGRIWVMGDNRQNSMDSRWHQELPGGGTVANEDVVGRAVVVAWPVTRWATLPVPDTFDQPGLNKALAVAPGAAGLAGAVPLVLWRRKKLTAGAEA, translated from the coding sequence TTGGCCGTCGGGGCACGATCCGGACACGACGAGCCCGAGAAGAGGCCTGAGCAGCTCGGCGAGTCGCCCGCGGCCATGACCGACGACGGAACGGGGCGCCCGGACGGGGAACCCGCGACCGGCGACGGCGCGGGGCGCGACGAGACGGGCGACGACCAGCCGGGCAACAAGCCGCGTTCCTTCTGGAAGGAACTGCCGCTGCTGATCGGCATCGCGCTGCTCCTGGCGCTGCTGATCAAGACGTTCCTGGTGCAGGCGTTCTCCATTCCGTCGGAATCGATGATGGACACGCTCAAGCGCGGCGACCGGGTCCTCGTAGACAAGCTCACCCCGTGGTTCGGCTCGGAGCCGGAGCGCGGCGAGGTCGTCGTCTTCCACGACCCGGGCGGCTGGCTGGAGGGCGAACCGACCCCCGACCCGAACGCGCTGCAGAAGTTCCTGAGCTTCATCGGGCTGATGCCGTCCGCCGAGGAGAAGGACCTGATCAAGCGGGTCATCGCGGTCGGCGGGGACACCGTGTCGTGCAAGGAGGGCGGCAAGGTCATCCTGAACGGCAAGGCGCTCGACGAGACCGCGTACATCAAGCCCGGCTCGACGCCGTGCGGCGACAAGCCGTTCGGGCCGATCACCATCCCCGAGGGCCGTATCTGGGTGATGGGCGACAACCGGCAGAACTCGATGGACTCGCGCTGGCACCAGGAGCTGCCCGGTGGCGGCACGGTCGCCAACGAGGACGTCGTGGGTCGCGCGGTCGTCGTCGCCTGGCCGGTCACCCGCTGGGCCACGCTGCCGGTCCCGGACACCTTCGACCAGCCCGGCCTGAACAAGGCCCTGGCCGTCGCCCCGGGCGCGGCCGGCCTCGCCGGAGCGGTACCGCTGGTGCTGTGGCGGCGGAAGAAGCTGACCGCCGGCGCCGAGGCCTGA
- the rplS gene encoding 50S ribosomal protein L19: MSSLLDGVNAASLRSDVPAFRPGDTVNVHVRVIEGNRSRIQQFKGAVIRRQGSGVSETFTVRKVSFSVGVERTFPVHSPIFEKIELVSRGDVRRAKLYYLRELRGKAAKIKEKRDN; encoded by the coding sequence ATGTCTTCTCTCCTCGACGGTGTGAACGCCGCCTCCCTGCGCTCGGACGTCCCGGCCTTCCGCCCGGGTGACACGGTCAACGTGCACGTCCGCGTCATCGAGGGCAACCGCTCTCGTATCCAGCAGTTCAAGGGTGCCGTCATCCGCCGCCAGGGCTCGGGCGTCTCCGAGACCTTCACGGTCCGCAAGGTCTCCTTCTCCGTCGGCGTCGAGCGCACCTTCCCGGTGCACTCCCCGATCTTCGAGAAGATCGAGCTCGTCTCCCGCGGTGACGTCCGTCGCGCCAAGCTCTACTACCTGCGTGAGCTGCGCGGCAAGGCTGCCAAGATCAAGGAGAAGCGCGACAACTGA
- a CDS encoding DUF2469 domain-containing protein, whose protein sequence is MSAEDLEKYETEMELKLYREYRDVVGLFKYVIETERRFYLTNDYEMQVHSVQGEVFFEVSMADAWVWDMYRPARFVKQVRVLTFKDVNIEELNKSDLELPGS, encoded by the coding sequence ATGAGCGCCGAGGACCTCGAGAAGTACGAGACCGAGATGGAGCTGAAGCTCTACCGGGAGTACCGAGACGTCGTCGGGCTGTTCAAATACGTGATCGAGACCGAGCGTCGCTTCTACCTCACCAACGACTACGAGATGCAGGTGCACTCGGTCCAGGGCGAGGTGTTCTTCGAGGTCTCGATGGCCGACGCATGGGTCTGGGACATGTACCGACCGGCCCGTTTCGTCAAGCAGGTCCGTGTCCTCACGTTCAAGGACGTGAACATCGAGGAGCTCAACAAGAGCGACCTGGAACTTCCCGGCAGCTGA
- a CDS encoding M23 family metallopeptidase: MNTTALLLALALPVAFVWPVGPPRPEVVRPWSPPASPYGPGHRGVDLAAPPGTPVRAAAAGVVTFAGRVAGRGVLTITLPTTGDPPLRTTYTPVEPVAERGTEVAAGEVVASVSATPPHCKESCLHWGLLRGDVYLNPLTLIARPPSRLLPVFDVP; encoded by the coding sequence ATGAACACGACCGCTCTGCTGCTCGCACTGGCGCTCCCGGTGGCCTTCGTCTGGCCGGTGGGCCCGCCGCGCCCCGAGGTGGTACGCCCCTGGTCCCCACCGGCCTCCCCGTACGGCCCCGGCCACCGCGGCGTCGACCTCGCGGCCCCGCCGGGCACCCCGGTCCGAGCGGCCGCGGCAGGGGTGGTCACCTTCGCGGGCCGGGTGGCCGGCCGCGGCGTCCTCACGATCACCCTCCCGACCACGGGCGACCCACCCCTGCGCACCACGTACACCCCGGTGGAGCCGGTAGCGGAACGCGGCACGGAGGTGGCAGCGGGCGAGGTGGTGGCAAGCGTGTCCGCCACTCCCCCGCACTGCAAGGAGAGCTGCCTCCACTGGGGTCTACTCAGAGGCGACGTGTATCTGAACCCCCTGACCTTGATCGCCCGCCCGCCGTCCCGGCTCCTGCCGGTGTTCGACGTGCCCTGA
- the rimM gene encoding ribosome maturation factor RimM (Essential for efficient processing of 16S rRNA) — MQLVVARIGRAHGIKGEVTVEVRTDEPELRLGPGAVLLTDPASAGPLTIETGRVHSGRLLLRFEGVRDRNGAEALRNILLIAEVDPSELPEEDDEYYDHQLMDLDVVTADGIEVGRITEISHLPSQDLFIVEREDGSEVMIPFVEEIVAEIDLENQRAVITPPPGLIDDRAEIVSTRDDGAES, encoded by the coding sequence ATGCAGTTGGTAGTCGCGCGGATCGGCCGCGCCCACGGCATCAAGGGCGAGGTCACCGTCGAGGTGCGGACCGACGAGCCGGAGCTGCGGCTCGGCCCGGGCGCCGTGCTGCTCACCGACCCGGCCTCCGCCGGGCCGCTGACCATCGAGACCGGCCGGGTGCACAGCGGCCGGCTGCTGCTGCGCTTCGAGGGCGTCCGGGACCGCAACGGTGCCGAGGCGCTGCGCAACATCCTGCTGATCGCCGAGGTCGACCCCTCCGAACTGCCGGAGGAGGACGACGAGTACTACGACCACCAGCTCATGGACCTCGACGTGGTCACCGCCGACGGCATCGAGGTCGGCCGGATCACCGAGATCTCCCACCTGCCCTCGCAGGACCTGTTCATCGTGGAGCGCGAGGACGGCAGCGAGGTGATGATCCCCTTCGTCGAGGAGATCGTCGCCGAGATCGACCTGGAGAACCAGCGGGCCGTCATCACCCCGCCGCCCGGCCTGATCGACGACCGCGCGGAGATCGTCTCCACCCGCGACGACGGGGCCGAGTCCTGA
- a CDS encoding TetR/AcrR family transcriptional regulator: MAEHRTMQRGALLDAARSLLSEGGTEALTFPALAERTGLARSSVYEYFRSRAAVVEELCAVDFPVWAAEVEAAMAAADTAEGQVEAYVRTQLDLVGDRRHRAVVAISASELDDGAREKIRAAHGGLVAMIVEALAALGQPEPRLAAMLLQGVVDAAARRIELGAAEDPATIAETAVSMALHGIRPS, from the coding sequence GTGGCCGAGCACCGGACCATGCAGCGCGGCGCCCTGCTGGACGCCGCGCGCTCCCTGCTGTCCGAAGGCGGGACGGAGGCGCTGACCTTCCCCGCCCTCGCCGAGCGCACGGGCCTGGCCCGCTCGTCCGTGTACGAGTACTTCCGCTCGCGCGCCGCTGTCGTCGAGGAGCTGTGCGCCGTCGACTTCCCCGTCTGGGCCGCCGAGGTCGAGGCCGCGATGGCCGCCGCGGACACGGCCGAGGGCCAGGTCGAGGCGTACGTCCGCACCCAGCTCGACCTCGTCGGGGACCGGCGCCACCGGGCCGTCGTCGCGATCTCGGCGAGCGAACTGGACGACGGCGCCCGCGAGAAGATCCGCGCGGCCCACGGCGGCCTCGTCGCGATGATCGTCGAAGCCCTCGCCGCCCTCGGCCAGCCGGAACCCCGCCTCGCCGCGATGCTCCTCCAGGGCGTCGTCGACGCCGCCGCCCGCCGCATCGAACTCGGCGCCGCGGAGGACCCGGCCACCATCGCCGAAACGGCCGTATCCATGGCCCTCCACGGCATCCGCCCGTCCTGA
- the whiG gene encoding RNA polymerase sigma factor WhiG, giving the protein MPQHTSGSDRAAVPPAARGTVRPPAPSSLDELWRSYKDTGDERLREQLILHYSPLVKYVAGRVSVGLPSNVEQADFVSSGVFGLIDAIEKFDVERSIKFETYAITRIRGAMIDELRALDWIPRSVRQKARNVERAYATLEAQLRRTPSEGEVAAEMGIALEELHAVFSQLSLANVVALEELLHVGGEGGDRLSLMDTLEDTAADNPVEVAEDRELRRLLARAINTLPEREKTVVTLYYYEGLTLAEIGHVLGVTESRVSQIHTKSVLQLRAKLADVGR; this is encoded by the coding sequence ATGCCCCAGCACACCTCCGGGTCTGACCGCGCCGCGGTGCCCCCAGCAGCCCGGGGCACCGTGCGACCGCCCGCACCGTCATCGCTCGACGAGCTCTGGCGCTCCTACAAGGACACCGGCGACGAGCGCCTGCGGGAGCAGCTGATCCTGCACTACTCACCGCTGGTGAAGTACGTCGCCGGCCGGGTCAGCGTGGGGCTGCCCTCCAATGTGGAACAGGCCGACTTCGTCTCCTCCGGCGTCTTCGGACTCATCGACGCCATCGAGAAGTTCGACGTCGAGCGGTCGATCAAATTCGAGACGTACGCGATCACCCGCATCCGCGGCGCGATGATCGACGAACTCCGGGCCCTGGACTGGATCCCGCGCAGCGTGCGGCAGAAGGCGCGCAACGTCGAGCGCGCCTACGCGACCCTCGAGGCGCAGCTGCGCCGCACGCCCTCCGAGGGCGAGGTCGCCGCCGAGATGGGCATCGCCCTGGAGGAACTGCACGCGGTTTTCAGCCAGTTGTCGCTGGCGAATGTGGTCGCCCTGGAGGAGCTGCTGCACGTCGGCGGCGAGGGCGGCGACCGGCTGTCGCTGATGGACACCCTGGAGGACACCGCGGCGGACAACCCCGTCGAGGTCGCCGAGGACCGCGAGCTGCGCCGGCTGCTCGCCCGGGCCATCAACACGCTCCCGGAGCGCGAGAAGACCGTCGTCACCCTCTACTACTACGAGGGACTCACCCTCGCCGAGATCGGCCACGTCCTCGGCGTCACCGAGAGCCGGGTCAGCCAGATCCACACCAAGTCCGTGCTGCAGCTGCGAGCCAAGCTGGCCGATGTAGGGCGCTGA
- a CDS encoding YifB family Mg chelatase-like AAA ATPase, which yields MGFARTCSVALVGVEGVVVEVQADLEAGVAAFTLVGLPDKSLSESRDRVRAAIVNSEAEWPQRKLTVGLSPASVPKSGSGFDLAVAAAVLGAAERIDPRAIADLVLIGELGLDGRVRPVRGILPAVLAAAEAGYEQVVVPEQTAGEAALVPGVSVLGVRSLRQLIAVLADEPVPEEEPPQAGRPDAMLAGLLVPGAGVGTGLAAESGDGPDLADVAGQHTARTAIEVSAAGGHHLLLSGPPGAGKTMLAERLPTVLPPLTRQESLEVTAVHSVAGILPPGEPLVRRAPYCAPHHSATMQSLVGGGNGLPRPGAVSLAHRGVLFLDEAPEFSGKALDALRQPLESGHVIVARAAGVVRLPARFLMVLAANPCPCGRHTLRGSDCECPSSIIRRYQARLSGPLLDRVDLRVEVEPVTRSDLLGQGGRGETSAVVAERVREARDRAAARLDGTPWRVNSEIPGHELRTRFLAVSGALAAAERDIERGLLTARGLDRVLRVAWTVADLAGHDRPDAQDLALALELRTGIARGVAAPVPAPVPAPVPVPAGAGTGAGEWS from the coding sequence ATGGGATTCGCCCGCACCTGCTCCGTCGCCCTGGTCGGCGTCGAAGGTGTCGTCGTCGAGGTACAGGCCGACCTCGAAGCCGGCGTCGCCGCGTTCACGCTCGTCGGACTCCCCGACAAGAGCCTCAGCGAGAGCCGCGACCGGGTCCGCGCCGCCATCGTCAACTCGGAAGCCGAGTGGCCGCAGCGGAAACTCACCGTCGGCCTCAGCCCGGCCTCCGTCCCCAAGAGCGGCAGCGGATTCGACCTGGCCGTCGCCGCCGCCGTACTCGGCGCGGCCGAACGCATCGACCCCCGGGCCATCGCGGACCTCGTCCTCATCGGCGAACTCGGCCTCGACGGCCGGGTCCGGCCCGTCCGCGGCATCCTGCCCGCCGTACTCGCCGCCGCCGAAGCCGGCTACGAACAGGTCGTCGTCCCCGAACAGACCGCCGGCGAGGCCGCACTCGTCCCCGGCGTCTCCGTCCTGGGCGTCCGCAGCCTGCGTCAGCTCATCGCCGTCCTCGCCGACGAACCCGTCCCCGAGGAGGAACCCCCGCAGGCCGGCCGGCCCGACGCGATGCTCGCAGGACTGCTCGTCCCCGGCGCCGGAGTCGGCACCGGGCTCGCCGCCGAGTCCGGGGACGGACCCGACCTCGCGGACGTCGCCGGGCAGCACACCGCCCGCACCGCCATCGAGGTCTCCGCCGCCGGCGGCCACCACCTGCTGCTCTCCGGACCGCCCGGCGCCGGAAAGACCATGCTCGCCGAACGGCTCCCCACGGTGTTGCCCCCGCTCACCCGGCAGGAATCCCTCGAAGTCACCGCCGTCCACTCCGTCGCCGGCATCCTGCCGCCCGGCGAACCCCTCGTCCGCCGCGCGCCCTACTGCGCACCCCACCACTCGGCGACCATGCAGTCCCTCGTCGGCGGCGGCAACGGGCTGCCGCGTCCCGGAGCGGTCTCCCTCGCTCATCGGGGCGTGCTGTTCCTGGACGAGGCGCCCGAGTTCTCCGGGAAAGCGCTCGACGCACTGCGGCAGCCACTGGAGTCCGGGCACGTGATCGTCGCCCGCGCCGCCGGGGTCGTGCGCCTACCCGCCCGGTTCCTGATGGTCCTCGCCGCCAACCCCTGCCCCTGCGGTCGGCACACCCTGCGCGGCTCGGACTGCGAATGCCCCTCCTCGATCATCCGCCGTTACCAGGCCCGGCTCTCCGGACCCCTCCTCGATCGGGTGGATCTGCGGGTCGAGGTCGAACCCGTCACCCGGTCCGATCTCCTCGGGCAGGGCGGGCGCGGCGAGACCAGCGCCGTGGTCGCCGAACGGGTCCGCGAGGCGCGCGACCGCGCCGCCGCCCGGCTCGACGGCACCCCCTGGCGCGTCAACAGCGAGATCCCCGGCCACGAGCTGCGCACCCGCTTCCTCGCCGTCTCCGGAGCCCTCGCCGCCGCCGAACGGGACATCGAACGCGGCCTGCTCACCGCCCGCGGCCTCGACCGGGTCCTCCGCGTCGCCTGGACGGTCGCCGACCTCGCCGGCCACGACCGGCCCGACGCCCAGGACCTCGCCCTCGCCCTCGAACTCCGCACGGGCATCGCCCGCGGCGTCGCGGCCCCGGTGCCGGCCCCGGTGCCGGCCCCGGTGCCGGTGCCTGCCGGAGCGGGAACGGGAGCGGGGGAATGGTCATGA
- the dprA gene encoding DNA-processing protein DprA, producing the protein MTGEAPTDGERAPDGERLGDGERARDGERLGDGDRAQDGERFARAELTRVVEPGDEHAGRWLGRYGAVGFLDRIRAAADGGDDAFPGTGAKRVQGWCHRAAQAAADAAPERDLDAVAALGGRFVAPGDTEWPRQLDDLGDARPVGLWVRGPADLRAWALRSVAVVGARACTPYGAHIATGLASGLAERGWVVVSGAAFGIDGAAHRGALAVHGATVAVLACGVDTPYPRGHAGLICRIAEQGLVLGELPPGSHPTPARFILRNRVIAALTRGTVVVEAEYRSGSLVTARAAQRLGRHTMGVPGPVTSGLSAGVHELLRDTGTLVTDAAEVIELVGAIGELAPARHGPVLPRDFLDPDCTRVLDALPAHGTTTAQDIALRGGTTPDETVARLYELHSLGFVERLDGRWRLTNTGRSGSNMRRGGT; encoded by the coding sequence ATGACGGGGGAAGCGCCCACGGACGGCGAGCGGGCTCCGGACGGCGAGCGGCTCGGGGACGGCGAGCGGGCTCGGGACGGCGAGCGGCTCGGGGACGGTGATCGGGCTCAGGACGGCGAGCGGTTCGCTCGGGCCGAGCTCACCCGGGTCGTCGAACCGGGCGACGAACACGCGGGGCGATGGCTGGGCCGGTACGGGGCCGTCGGATTCCTCGACCGGATCCGCGCCGCCGCGGACGGCGGCGACGACGCCTTCCCCGGGACCGGGGCCAAGCGGGTGCAGGGATGGTGCCACCGTGCCGCGCAGGCCGCGGCCGACGCCGCCCCCGAGCGGGACCTCGACGCCGTCGCCGCGCTCGGCGGACGATTCGTCGCCCCCGGCGACACCGAGTGGCCCCGCCAGCTCGACGACCTCGGGGACGCCCGGCCCGTCGGCCTCTGGGTGCGTGGCCCCGCCGACCTGCGGGCCTGGGCACTGCGCTCGGTCGCCGTCGTCGGGGCCCGTGCCTGCACCCCGTACGGCGCGCACATCGCCACCGGTCTGGCCTCCGGCCTCGCCGAACGCGGCTGGGTGGTCGTCTCCGGCGCGGCCTTCGGCATCGACGGCGCCGCGCACCGCGGTGCCCTGGCCGTCCACGGCGCCACGGTCGCCGTGCTCGCCTGCGGGGTCGACACCCCGTACCCGCGCGGTCACGCCGGACTGATCTGCCGCATCGCCGAACAGGGCCTCGTCCTCGGCGAGCTGCCGCCGGGCAGCCATCCCACCCCCGCCCGGTTCATCCTCCGCAACCGCGTCATCGCCGCGCTCACCCGCGGCACCGTCGTGGTGGAGGCCGAGTACCGCAGCGGATCCCTCGTCACCGCCCGTGCCGCGCAGCGGCTCGGCCGGCACACGATGGGAGTTCCCGGACCCGTCACCTCCGGCCTCTCCGCCGGTGTCCACGAACTCCTGCGTGACACCGGCACGCTCGTCACCGACGCGGCCGAAGTGATCGAACTCGTCGGTGCCATCGGTGAACTGGCACCCGCGCGCCACGGCCCCGTACTCCCCAGGGACTTCCTGGACCCCGACTGCACCAGAGTCCTCGACGCGCTGCCCGCCCACGGCACCACCACCGCGCAGGACATCGCCCTCCGCGGCGGCACCACCCCCGACGAGACCGTCGCGCGCCTGTACGAACTGCACTCACTGGGGTTCGTCGAACGTCTGGACGGTCGATGGAGATTGACGAACACGGGCAGAAGCGGGTCGAACATGCGGCGAGGCGGTACTTGA
- the trmD gene encoding tRNA (guanosine(37)-N1)-methyltransferase TrmD, whose protein sequence is MRLDVVTIFPEYLEPLNVSLVGKARARGQLDVHVHDLRNWTHDRHHTVDDTPYGGGPGMVMKTDPWGEALDEALADGYEAGAHGPVMVVPTPSGRPFTQELAVELSERPWLIFTPARYEGIDRRVMDEYATRMPVYEVSIGDYVLAGGEAAVLVVTEAVARLLPGVLGNAESHRDDSFAPGAMANLLEGPVYTKPPEWRGRAIPDVLLSGHHGKIARWRRDEAFRRTALNRPDLIERCDPAAFDKKDRELLSGLGWAPEPGGRFWRRPQAVEE, encoded by the coding sequence ATGCGGCTCGACGTCGTCACGATCTTCCCCGAGTACCTGGAACCGCTGAACGTATCCCTGGTCGGCAAGGCCCGGGCCCGCGGCCAGCTCGACGTACACGTCCACGACCTGCGGAACTGGACCCACGACCGGCACCACACCGTCGACGACACCCCGTACGGCGGCGGCCCCGGCATGGTCATGAAGACCGACCCGTGGGGCGAGGCGCTGGACGAGGCCCTCGCCGACGGCTACGAGGCGGGCGCGCACGGCCCCGTCATGGTCGTCCCCACCCCCAGCGGTCGCCCGTTCACCCAGGAACTCGCCGTCGAGCTCTCCGAGCGCCCCTGGCTGATCTTCACCCCCGCCCGGTACGAGGGCATCGACCGCCGGGTCATGGACGAGTACGCCACCCGGATGCCGGTCTACGAGGTCTCCATCGGCGACTACGTGCTGGCCGGCGGCGAGGCCGCCGTCCTCGTCGTCACCGAGGCCGTCGCCCGGCTGCTGCCCGGCGTGCTCGGCAACGCCGAGTCGCACCGCGACGACTCCTTCGCGCCCGGGGCCATGGCGAACCTGCTGGAAGGGCCCGTCTACACCAAGCCGCCCGAGTGGCGCGGCCGCGCCATCCCGGACGTGCTGCTCAGCGGCCACCACGGCAAGATCGCCCGCTGGCGCCGTGACGAGGCGTTCCGGCGTACCGCGCTCAACCGGCCCGACCTGATCGAACGCTGCGACCCCGCCGCCTTCGACAAGAAGGACCGGGAACTGCTGTCCGGCCTGGGCTGGGCGCCCGAGCCCGGCGGCCGATTTTGGCGCAGGCCCCAGGCCGTGGAAGAATAG
- the lepB gene encoding signal peptidase I, protein MSETVRTRAGGDRGDARGGGGRVGGVLSGLAVALGCLLFLGGFVWGAVLYQPYTVPTDSMSPTVEAGARVLAQRIDGSEVKRGDVVVFKEALWGDMPMVKRVVGIGGDKVAGAGGRLTVNGRPIDEPYLRSKDAGMGQEFSVTVPDGKLFLLGDERRNSMDSRVHLQEAGQGSVPRSAVTGRVDAIAWPMDGVLERPTGFAALPGGISEPGPVRLVVAAIVGGAALILVGAAYGPLARLAGRRGSGGRSRREEEAVAA, encoded by the coding sequence GTGAGCGAAACGGTACGGACCCGGGCCGGTGGCGACCGGGGCGACGCCCGCGGTGGCGGCGGCCGGGTCGGCGGTGTGCTGTCCGGGCTGGCGGTGGCCCTCGGCTGTCTGCTCTTCCTCGGCGGATTCGTCTGGGGCGCGGTGCTCTACCAGCCGTACACCGTGCCCACCGACTCGATGTCGCCCACGGTCGAGGCCGGCGCGCGGGTGCTCGCCCAGCGCATCGACGGCAGCGAGGTGAAGCGCGGTGACGTCGTCGTCTTCAAGGAAGCCCTCTGGGGCGACATGCCCATGGTCAAGCGGGTCGTCGGCATCGGCGGCGACAAGGTCGCGGGGGCGGGCGGCCGGCTGACGGTCAACGGAAGGCCGATCGACGAGCCGTACCTGCGGTCGAAGGACGCCGGCATGGGGCAGGAATTCAGTGTGACGGTGCCCGACGGCAAGCTCTTCCTGCTCGGCGACGAGCGGCGCAACTCGATGGACTCCCGCGTCCACCTCCAGGAGGCCGGACAGGGCTCCGTGCCGCGCTCGGCGGTCACCGGCAGGGTCGACGCGATCGCCTGGCCCATGGACGGCGTCCTGGAGCGGCCGACCGGCTTCGCCGCGCTGCCCGGCGGGATCTCCGAGCCGGGACCGGTCCGGCTCGTCGTTGCCGCGATCGTCGGCGGCGCGGCGCTGATCCTCGTCGGTGCCGCGTACGGGCCGCTGGCCCGGCTGGCGGGCCGGCGCGGCAGCGGCGGCCGGTCGCGGCGCGAGGAAGAGGCGGTGGCGGCATGA
- the lepB gene encoding signal peptidase I translates to MDTEAHHTERDRSSTPEERSRSARVSGGVSEAVPEDDALVDSAADSTDGAARGRLSWRSAGVVGLACTVFLLLLSHFVLQPFLIPSGSMEPTLQVGDRVLVNKLAYRFGDQPRRGDVLVFDGTDSFVREPAEENPVAGLLHGAAAALGLAEPDETHFVKRVVGVGGDRVVCCDKEGRIRVNGTQIEERYVFLGDAPSKAPFDIVVPQGTLWGMGDHRSRSSDSRDHLGSPGGGMVPVDKVIGRVDWIGWPFAHWTTIAGTDAFAGVPAPGSVPAGAGGHG, encoded by the coding sequence ATGGACACCGAAGCACACCACACGGAGCGCGACCGCTCCTCCACGCCGGAGGAGCGGTCGCGCTCCGCGCGCGTTTCCGGGGGCGTTTCCGAAGCCGTTCCGGAGGACGATGCCCTGGTCGATTCCGCGGCCGATTCCACGGACGGGGCGGCTCGCGGGCGGCTCTCCTGGCGCAGCGCCGGAGTTGTCGGCCTCGCCTGCACGGTCTTCCTGCTGCTCCTCAGCCACTTCGTGCTCCAGCCCTTCCTCATCCCCAGCGGCTCCATGGAGCCCACCCTCCAGGTCGGGGACCGGGTCCTGGTGAACAAGCTGGCGTACCGTTTCGGCGACCAGCCGCGGCGCGGTGACGTCCTCGTCTTCGACGGCACCGACTCCTTCGTGCGCGAACCGGCCGAGGAGAACCCGGTCGCCGGCCTGCTGCACGGCGCCGCGGCCGCGCTGGGCCTCGCGGAGCCGGACGAGACCCACTTCGTGAAGCGGGTGGTGGGCGTCGGCGGCGACCGCGTCGTCTGCTGCGACAAGGAGGGCCGGATCCGGGTGAACGGCACGCAGATCGAGGAGCGGTACGTGTTCCTCGGCGACGCGCCCTCCAAGGCGCCCTTCGACATCGTCGTCCCCCAGGGCACCCTGTGGGGCATGGGCGACCACCGCAGCCGGTCCAGCGACTCCCGCGACCACCTGGGGTCGCCGGGCGGCGGCATGGTCCCCGTCGACAAGGTCATCGGCCGTGTGGACTGGATCGGCTGGCCGTTCGCCCACTGGACCACCATCGCCGGGACCGACGCCTTCGCCGGCGTGCCGGCGCCCGGGAGCGTGCCCGCCGGGGCGGGCGGCCATGGGTAA
- a CDS encoding YraN family protein, whose protein sequence is MNANATQALGRYGEDLAARWLTGTGMHVLARNWRCGRTGEIDIVARDGDTLVVCEVKTRRDGSYEHPMAAVTARKADRLKRLADCWLHRHGGAPPGGGIRIDLIGVVLPRRGAPHLTHAKGVA, encoded by the coding sequence ATGAACGCGAACGCGACGCAGGCCCTGGGACGGTACGGAGAAGACCTGGCCGCCCGCTGGCTCACCGGGACCGGCATGCACGTCCTCGCCCGCAACTGGCGTTGTGGCCGCACCGGAGAGATCGACATCGTCGCCCGGGACGGCGACACCCTCGTCGTCTGCGAGGTGAAGACCCGCAGGGACGGCTCCTACGAACACCCCATGGCCGCCGTCACCGCGCGCAAGGCCGACCGCCTCAAACGGCTCGCCGACTGCTGGCTCCACCGGCACGGCGGAGCCCCGCCCGGCGGCGGCATCCGCATCGACCTGATCGGCGTCGTCCTGCCCCGCCGCGGCGCCCCGCACCTCACCCACGCCAAGGGGGTGGCGTGA